ATCAGCATGTATAATCAAGAACAACAATTAACATGGTAAAAGTAACCAAATCGTAAATTAGGTTGTATATTATCTGCATGTAACTGTAGATTGAAAACATTATGAAACCAACGATAACATCTAGAATAAGCATAGAGCATAACATCTATgatatttaaatgattttcaGAACACTTGACATCCACTTTGTCCGACGGATTCGAGATTGTGTAAAATTATTGAGAATCAGTTAAATTAAGATTAGTGTAAAGGATAAATAGAACATATATAAGAAATATGAAGAACCATGATATTTGATCTTACAACACCATAATTTTCAGACATATAACAGAGATATAAAAGTATTATACATTTGAGATTCTGACGGAAATGCAACTAAGGTACATAGTCAAACACACAGTCAATCTTGTCTATGATCGAAAGGACTTAATGACACACAAGAATGTCATCTTAATGCTTAAATACACTCAAATTCTTCCTTTAAAACTAAAAACGAAAAGCAAAGACTATAAATTAATTAGGGTTCCATGTAAAATTAAGAATACGAAAATAACAAGAAAATCTGAATTTAAATGATTCAGTCAAACTTTGTGGTTCGTGATTATTGTCATTCTAATGTCACCAATGTTGCACCAAAATAAGTATTAAGTAAACATAAATATCTTTTTTCAAAACTTTTCATTtacatttttagatattttattttgtccACTAGATTCAAGCTCCATCTATTCATTAAGGAGGACAATGACGAGACTAGATAATGTTGCACAATCTTTTTAAATAGGAAAAATTccttaaaaacacacaaactaATTTTCATTTCCTAATAAAATACACAATTATTTTGGATCCTCGTTTAATACATGAactcatttttgttttctattaaatacacaaaattttaaaatttgtaaattttatacGTCGCTTTAGACGACGTAAACCCTGTTTAACAGAAGTGATGATGAATTTAATGTTTAACCAAACATGTGGTTAAAAATACATGaactaattttcattttctcatAAAATACATGAACTATTTTGGATCTCCATTTAATGCACAAACTAATTTTTGTATccattaaatatacaaatttttaaaatttacagatTTTACACATTGATTTAGATGACATCAACTATGTTTAACAGAAGTGAAGATGATATTAGTGTTTAATTTTTGTATCCActaaatacacaaacttttaaaatttacagaTTTTACACAGTGATTTAGACGACATCAACTGTGTTTAAGCGAAGACAACATTAGTGTTTAATTAAACACATATAAACTATGAAAAGCACGCTCACCCTCagccaaaaaaatcaaatcaattgaGCTGTAATTCAATTTATAATTCAAGTTAGTTTCAATGCAAGTTAGGAACCCTAATATGTATTAACTTCTCTTATTCTCCaaatgttctttcttcttcttcttcacttttaTTTTCCTTTATATCGTTTCGAAGTGTAGTCGATTTCCATATCGTGAAAAAGGACGAAAATGAGGTAATTTCCAAACGATTTTCTGATTTTGGAATTAGTTTAATGTTATGCGTTTCTGATTCTTATTCTTCACTTTGATTGCAATGATAATGAgtcaattaaaattaatttacactATGGAAGCATAACGGAGAAGAAAGCTAACAATATAATCTATATGAGAggatttttaagaattttacgTGAAAGGTAACATCGTTTTCACTTCTGTTAAACACAGTTGACGTCATCTAAACCAATCTTGTCTAGTGGTTCCCCTACCAGATCAAGCGGAACCTCGAATCCATTCACTTTTCGTTTCCGGTATATGAAACCTGATCTCAACACAACTCctacaagaacaagaacaaggagTTAAGAGATCATAAAAAACACAAGGTGGGTTTCTGATAAGAAGGTGGCTTGAATCTATTGATTTACCGGAGTTATGTATTTGGATAGAAGTTCTGCCTCTGCATTACGTTTTTCGGTGAAATAACCGCTGGATAGAACAACTGGCGAAAGATTGTAGTCGTGAACAGTGAGCAAGACAAACTTAAGAACCCATGCACACACGATAAGAGATGTCTGAAATGAAACACAACGAAGATGATGACTAGAAGTTTTTAGCTTGTTCTCCATTTCCAAAACCACCAATGGTGGAAACTATAACAGTAGCACCGAGAAGTACTTCATTCCAATTCAAATAGAAAACATcacctaacaaaaaaaaactcagacaCATTAAGAAACCAAACTTGGATTCGTTTATATGAATAGTATAATGAAAGAGAAGTGGTTACCAGTAACCCATGTAACCTGATCCAACCATGAATCTTGGAAGTTGGGATGACCAGACTTAAAGAATCAACAGAGGCTGATAGCTAAAAAAGTGAAGATTTTGTTACACACTAGTGTTGATACTCTCTTTCTTTTACTTGCTGACACTTAAAACCTCGATTCTGTTGGAGATTGCTGCTTTGCAGATAGCTGAGCCAACGAAACCATTTCCTCCAAGAAGTACAACCTAAACAAGACAAGAAATGCCATCTTAACTAAGACATGAAATGTTATAATGTCTTCTCCCTTAGTACCCTTTCAGATTTGATATCCGCCACAATATCAATCGAAGCTTCAGCATAACTGCACTTAACACAAGACAAGACTTAAATAACATGTAAACACAACAAGCACAAAAAAGAGCTTTATTTCACAATATAATGAAAGTGTGACGTCTCTTTAGTACATCCTTAATAGCTTTCTAAAGAAAAATTTGATCAATTTCTCATCTTTTTGATTTGAGGGATTCAGAGTCTCTAGCTAGTTTTGTGAATTTAATTACATACTACTACAAAGGATGGTAACTGTCAAGCCTCCCATTGTCCAAAATTATCAATTATTGCATAGAGTT
This region of Brassica napus cultivar Da-Ae chromosome C5, Da-Ae, whole genome shotgun sequence genomic DNA includes:
- the LOC106383736 gene encoding uncharacterized protein At1g32220, chloroplastic-like — encoded protein: MGGLTVTILCSSIYAEASIDIVADIKSERVVLLGGNGFVGSAICKAAISNRIESGHPNFQDSWLDQVTWVTGDVFYLNWNEVLLGATTSLIVCAWVLKFVLLTVHDYNLSPVVLSSGYFTEKRVVLRSGFIYRKRKVNGFEVPLDLVGEPLDKIGLDDVNCV